From Vulpes vulpes isolate BD-2025 chromosome 7, VulVul3, whole genome shotgun sequence, one genomic window encodes:
- the NXPH1 gene encoding neurexophilin-1 isoform X2 has product MQAACWYVLLLLQPTVYLVTCANLTNGGKSELLKSGSSKSTLKHIWTESSKDLSISRLLSQTFRGKENDTDLDLRYDTPEPYSEQDLWDWLRNSTDLQEPRPRAKRRPIVKTGKFKKMFGWGDFHSNIKTVKLNLLITGKIVDHGNGTFSVYFRHNSTGQGNVSVSLVPPTKIVEFDLAQQTVIDAKDSKSFNCRIEYEKVDKATKNTLCNYDPSKTCYQEQTQSHVSWLCSKPFKVICIYISFYSTDYKLVQKVCPDYNYHSDTPYFPSG; this is encoded by the coding sequence GTCACATGTGCCAATTTAACAAATGGTGGAAAGTCAGAACTTCTAAAATCAGGAAGCAGCAAATCCACACTAAAGCACATATGGACAGAAAGCAGCAAAGACTTGTCTATCAGCCGACTCCTGTCACAGACTTTTCGTGGCAAAGAAAATGATACAGATTTAGACCTGCGCTATGATACCCCAGAACCTTATTCTGAGCAAGACCTCTGGGACTGGCTGAGGAACTCCACAGACCTTCAAGAGCCTCGGCCCAGGGCCAAGCGAAGGCCCATTGTTAAGACGGGCAAGTTTAAGAAAATGTTTGGATGGGGTGATTTTCATTCCAACATCAAAACAGTGAAGCTAAACCTGTTGATAACTGGGAAAATTGTAGATCACGGCAATGGGACATTCAGTGTTTATTTCAGGCATAATTCCACTGGTCAAGGGAATGTATCTGTCAGCTTGGTGCCCCCTACAAAAATAGTGGAATTTGACTTGGCACAACAAACCGTGATTGATGCCAAAGATTCCAAGTCCTTTAACTGTCGCATTGAATATGAAAAGGTTGACAAGGCTACCAAGAACACACTCTGCAACTATGATCCTTCAAAAACCTGTTACCAGGAGCAGACCCAAAGTCATGTATCCTGGCTCTGCTCCAAGCCCTTTAAGGTGATCtgtatttacatttccttttataGTACAGATTATAAACTAGTACAGAAAGTGTGCCCCGACTACAACTACCACAGTGACACACCTTACTTCCCTTCCGGATGA